CGCCGTCGCCCCCCTTGGGCGCAAATAGTCGGACGCCATAGCGGAACCGGCTCTCCTTGATCCGCTTGTCGACATAGGGATTGTTGGCCGCGCGATAGGTCATCTCGCAGATGACGCCGCTATCGACGATCGCCGCCGGCATCACCTCCCAGTTCGACAGGTGTCCCGAAACGAACACCACGGGGATCCGGTTCTCGGCGATCTGGACCAGTCTCTCCTTGCCCACCACCTCGACCCGGCCGGTGGACGGCAGGATCTTGTCCATCAGCGGGAACTCGGCGAACGAGCGGCCGAGACCGTCCCATTGCTCGTGCAGGATCTGTTCATGCCAGGCGGCGTCCTTGTCCGGAAACGCCAGCTTCAGATTCCGGGCGGCGACCTTGTGCGCCCCGCTCATCGGCCCGAACGTGCGACCCAGCCAGCCGCCAAAGTCCGAGGCCCGATCCACGCCCATCAGGCGAACAGCGCCGATGAACAGGTCGAAGCCGAAGGCTTCCAACCGCCACAGAAGGTCCTGAACCCAAGGCTGACGCTTTTCGGACATGCGCCCTTAGTAGGCTCCCACGCACGCCTCGCGCAACGGCGTCTCGCCCGGCACGCGACTTGCGGCTGCCAACCCAGACCGTTCCGTTTCGGGACGGGTCCTCGGGAGAAGAAGTGGGGTATGGCTTCCATGGGCAATGACATCGACGTTCATCTCGGTAAGCGACTGCGTCGCCGCCGTCGTCTGCTGGGTCTGACCCAGCAGCAGCTGGCCGGCACGGTCGGCGTGCGTTTCCAGCAAATCCAAAAGTACGAGTGCGGCGCCAACCGCATTTCAGCCGCGCGGCTGTGGCAACTGTCAGAGGCCCTGGAGGTGCCGGTCGGCTACTTCTACGATGGCCTGTCTGACACGCGACGCGAGACGACCGGCGAATCGGCGGAAGGCGGCGAGATGTTCGCGCGCAAGGAAACGCTGGACCTGATCCGGGCCTACTACCTGCTGGGCGAGCGTCCGCGCCGTCGCCTGCTCGATCTGGCCAAGTCGCTGAACGGCGGCGCAGAACACGCCGACGCTTAAAGTCGGCGAGCCTATACAGTCATTGGTGGCGTACCTGCGGCGGGGAGGCTACATCCCCGCCCATGACGCTCTCCGCTGACCGGCTCGCCGCGCTCGACGCCTTCATTCTCGACCTCAATCGGGCTTCCGCAGAGGTCATTCTGCCGCTGTTCCGGGCCGACCATGGCCTGGAGGACAAGGGGGCGGGCAAGAACCTGCCGCGCGACACCCACGCCGCCTTCGATCCGGTCACCGAGGCTGATCGCGGCGCCGAGGCGGCGATCCGCAAGCTGATCTCGGAACACTATCCAGAACACGGCGTGATCGGCGAGGAGTACGGCGAGGACCGGCCCGACGCCGAGTTCGTCTGGGTGCTTGACCCCATCGACGGCACGCGCGCCTTTATCTCCGGCCTGCCGCTGTGGACCACCCTGATCGGCCTGCGCCATCAGGGACGCCCCGTGCTGGGCTCGATCGGTCAGCCGTTCATCGATGAGGTCTTCGTCGGCCACGCAGGCGGCTCGCGCCTTGTCGCGGGCGGTCAGCAGCGCGCGATCCGCGTTCGCGAGTGCGCCAACATCAATGACGCCGTCATCGCCACCACCGATCCGGACGCCTGCTTCGACGGAGCCGAGCGTGGCGCCTGGCTGCAGGTCCGCGCCGCTGCAAAGCTGGCGCGCCTGGGCTGCGACGCCTACGCCTACGCCATGGTGGCCATGGGCAAGATGGACATGGTCATCGAGGCCGGCCTGAAATCCTGGGACATTGAGGCCGCCATCCCGGTCGTCGAGGGCGCCGGCGGCATGGTCACCAACTGGCGTGGCGAGCCCGTGGGTCCCAACGGCGGCCAGATGGTCATCTCCGGCGACCGCCGTCCGCTGGACGAGGCGCTGGTCAGTCTGAAACGTTCGGCGAAATAAGCGGCTCGCGCGGGGCGAGCGGATCCACCGTCTCGTCGAACGCCCTCCAGAACACCGCACGGCGAGCGTCGGTCTCAACCAGGATCTCGTGAAAAGCGCCGGGGACCTCGATGTAGCGCCCCTTGGGAAGGCGTCGCGCAATCGCCATTGAGTCTGCATTCAGCACACGGTTGTCGAGTTCGGCCCCCAGGATCGTCACCGGAACGGCGATCGCCTCGACCGACTTGCTCCCCCGCAGCCAGGCGCAAGCGGAGATGGCGAAGTCGGCCCAGCCCCAGGTCATCCCGCCCAGCGCGATCTCGGGATGGGCGCGCAGTTGGACCTGATAACGATTGTAGCGTGGCTCATCATGGGTCAGGCCGTCGCCCTGAAAGGTCTGAGTCAGCGGATCGTAAGGGGCCTGCACGTACTCGCCCGCAAGCCCGATCCGCGACATGACGAAGGCCAACGGCCGGGCCAGCCAGGGCGGAACTCCGGCCGTGTTGAGACCCAGCATCGGCGCGGACAGGACCGCAGCCGCGAAACGTGTCTCACCATGGGCCAGGGCCAGCATGGTCAGGCACCCGCCCATGGAGTGGCTGACGGCGATCCAAGGCTTGGGCATCCGCGTCTCGAACGCGTCGAGCAGCGCCGTGTGGTCGGCAACGAACGTCCTGAAGCCTCGGGCGTGGCCCTTGAGGCGATCCGGCAAGGCGCGCGCCGACAGCCCCTGCCCTCGCCAGTCATGCAGCAGTACGGCGAAGCCACGCGCCAGGAGGTCGTCGACGACCTCGAAATACTTCTCCAGCGGCTCGCTGCGTCCGGGGCTCAGCACCACCGTCCCACGCGCGGGACCGTCCGGGAAAAACGTCGCGGCGCGGAGGGTCGCCCCATCCGCGCCGCGGAACCATTCGGCCTTGCCGCTGTCGGGAACCGGGGCCTCGGGAATCGAGACCAGAGGCGCCGGTCCCGCCATGGCTTAGCGGAGCTTGGCGAACAGCGCGCCCATCTTGGGCTGCAGGCCCATGGCCACGCCCATGTCCGACAGCTTCAGCTTGCCGGTCATGACGGCCATCGTCGGGTCCAGCTTGCCCTCGCCCATGGCGACCAGGTCGTCCAGGGCCAGGGTCATGGTCAGGTCGGCGGGCTTGTCTTCGTTGGTGACCGAACCGCCGTCGATGTGGATGACACCGGCGTCCTTCAGGTCGAACTTCAGGGACTTGCCCAGGCCGCTGTCGTCGCCAACGGCGGTTTTGATCTTGTCGGTGAGTTCCTGGATGGTGGCCATGGCGCGATCTCCCTCTGCGCTTGTGGATTGGCGAATAGCTAGACCGGCTGAAGCGGATAAGTAAACACCGTTCAGAACGGCCACAGGTTTATTTCTTGCCGTCGTCGAACGCGACCCTAGCGGGCGTTCGCGACAGCTTTACGCGGGCGGCGCCCTTGTGCGCCTCGGGATAGAAGACCGGCGCGCCGCCGACGATCGGAAGCGCTTCAGTCCGGCCGTCGCCATAGACGATCTGACCGCCCTGCGCGCCGACGAAGCCAATCCCAGGCAACTTGGGAACCATGAGACTCAGCCCTGGACCGGCCGCCTTGCGCATCGCCGCGTTCGACTCCGACACCGTCAGCGCCAGCTCACGCGCGTCATAGTCCTGGGCCAGCTTGAGCACCGGCGTCGGTCCCATGCTGACCCCGAACTTCTTGTCCGCAGGCAGGTCGAAAACAAGCCTGGCCTTGCTATTCAGCTGGGCCAGCGTTGGCAGGCGATCGAACTCGCCGTCAGGCCCGACGGGCAGCGGCGTCGTCGCGCCATTGCTCTCGACCAGGACGACCTTCACGCCGCCCAGCGGCTTGCCGTCGCTCCGCAGAACGTACCCAAGGCGCATGCGGCTACGCTCTTGCGCCGGCACCTTCAGGAACCTGTCGAGATAGACGAAGACCTTATCGGCCGGAACGCTCTTTTCCCGGGCGATAGCCGGCGCGGCGGCGGACACAAGAACGAGGCTGAGCGCCGTCGCGGCTAGCGGCCTGATCATCGGGCTCCGCCTCATTTGGGCTTCACAAACTTCAGAGTCATGCGGTCGCTCTCCCCGATCGCGTCGTACTTGGCATGATCGAACCCCGGCTCGGCCGGTTCGCCGCGCGGCGTAGACAGGCGCGTGGGCGGCAGGGTCCAGACCCCGAAGGGGTGGTCCTTGGTGTCCTTGGGATTGGCGTTGATTTCACTGGTCCCGGCCAGGACGAACCCGGCCTCCTTGGCCATCTGGATCACATAGTCCTGCTGGACATAGCCATCCTCAGCCAGCACGTCCTGAACCCGTCCCGGCTGGCCGCGATGTTCCTCGATCCCGAGAATTCCGCCCGGCTTCAGCGCCGACAGCGCGTCCTTGAAGGCCTTCTCAGCGATTCCGCCCGCCATCCAGTTGTGGAGATTGCGGAGGAAAAGCACCAGATCGGCGCTGCCGGCTGGAGCCACGGGCCCGCTGGTGGGGCCGAAGGCCGTAAACGCGACCTCGCCATACACCTTCTTTTTCTCGGCCAGCTTGCGCTGAAAACCCTCGACAATCTCCGCAGCCGCGGGGTCAGCGGGACCGGTTGTCTCCAGCATGGCCTCGTAGAGCTTGCCGCGCGTGTCGGCCAGGAACGGCGCCAGAATGTCCGTGTACCAACCCGCGCCCGGCCAGAACTCCACCACGGTCTGGCCAGGCTTGAGCTCCCAGAACTTCAGGCTCTCAACCGGGTGGCGCCACACGTCGCGCGCGCGATCGGCGGGGAGGCGCCAGCCACCCGCCACTGCGGCCTCGATCGTGTTCGGACCCGCCTTGGCGGCGGCCTTGGCCTCCGCCTTCGCCGGGTCTTCCTTTTTTCCACACGACGCCAAGGCCAAAGCGCCGACGCCGGCGACCAAGCTTCGCCGCGACCAGAGTTGAACTGGAACCATCATTCCCCCACTGCGCGGGTCAGCTTGGCGGCGGACCTTGGCGAAAGTCAGGCCGGCTTGCGGAAGCGCAGGGTCATTCGATCGCTTTCGCCGATCGCGTCGTACTTGCTGCGGTCGAAGTTAGGATCTGCGGGCTGGCCGCCCGGGGCGGTGCGCTTGACCGGCGGCAGCGTCCAGACGCCAAACGGGTGATCCTTGGTGTCCTTGGGATTGGCGTTGATCTCGGACTGCGCGTCCAGCTTGAAGCCGGCCTTCTCGGCCAGAGCGATCACCGTCGCGGTGTTGAGGTAGCCGTCAGCGCCGGCGGCCTTCTCCGAACGCGGATCAGCGCGGTGTTCCTCGACCGCCAGCACGCCGCCCGGCTTCAAGACCGCGAAGAAGTCGGCGAACACCTTGTCGGCGACACCCGGCTGCACCGTCCAGTTATGGACGTTGCGCGCGGTCAGCACGATGTCAGCCGAGCCTGGCGCGCCCAGCGGACCCGACACCGGGCCGAAGTTGGCGAACTGCGGCTTGCCGTACTTGGCTGCGTCCGCGAAGCGCGCTTCGAAGTCGGCGCGGCCCTTGCGCGCGCCTTCTGACAGCTTCGGGTTAGCCAAGTCGGCGACGCCGGCGATGTAGGTCCCGCCGGTGGCCTTGGCGTAGGGCGCCAGGATCTCGGTCCAGTAGCCGCCACCCGGCGAAACCTCGATCACGGTCTGCTTGGGCTTCAGACCCCAGAAGATCAGGCTCTCATAGGGATGGCGGGCGCCATCGCGAGCGACGTCGGCGGCGGGGCGGGTCGGCGACGCGATCGCAGCCTTCAGGGCGGCGTCGGTCGCGGCGAAGGCGGCAGGCGCGGACAGGGTGAAGGCGGCGGCGAGCAGGAGAACTTGGCGACGAAGCGGCATGGGGAAGTGTCCTTCGGTCGAATGGGAGCGGCGACCTTAGCCATGCTTGGCGGCGCGTCAAACGATTCACGTTCTGTGAGTTGGCGCCCCTTGAACCGGAAAACAGGCTCACCAATTATCTCAACGAAGGCGCTGGATGACCGGGCCTTCCGGACCGCTGGCGACGCCGATTTCGGGTCGCTGAAGGGACGAAAACACTAGACCTTGCTTGATGAGAAGGATCTGAAACCTATGCGTACGATCGACCTTTCGCCCCTGTACCGCTCGCTCGTCGGCTTTGACCGCCTCGCCGACCAGCTGGACGCCGCCGCGCGCAATGAAGCGGCCTCGGGCTACCCTCCCTACAACATCGAACGCACCGGCGAGAACGAGTACCGGATCGAGATCGCGGTAGCGGGCTTCAAGCCCGAAGAGCTGAATGTCGAGGTGAAGGAAAATCTGCTCACCGTCACCGGCCGCAAGGCGGCTAACGACGAAGCCAAGCAGTACCTCCATCGCGGCCTGGCCGAGCGCAACTTCGAGCGCAAGTTCCAGCTGACCGACTACCTGGTGGTGGTCGACGCCGATTTGTCGAACGGCCTGCTGTCTATCGCGTTGAAGCGTGAGCTGCCCGAAGCGCTCAAGCCCCGCACGGTGGAGATCAAGACGACATCCGCCTCGACCCTGATCGAGGGCGAAAAGGCCGCTTAACCCGCGGCCCTGTCTTTCTGTTTCCCAAATCCCCCCACTGAACTAGGCGGCGTCGAAAGGCGCCGCCTTTTTCTTGGGATCAATCCGGCATCGACAGATCCAGGCCCTGGACTTGGGTGAGATCCACGTTCCGGAAGCTGGCCTTGGCCACGCGTGCGCCGGTCAGGTCCGAACCGCGCAGATCAGCGCCGTCCAGAATGGCCTCGCTGAGATCGGCCGCCTGAAGCATGACGTACCGCATCCGAGCGGCTTGCAGGTTCGACTGCGTGACCCGTTCCGGCCCGAGCGGCAGAGGCGACAGGAACGCTTGTCGCAGGTCGGCCTTGGTCAGGTTGGCGCCAGCCAGTTTCGCCCCGCGCAGATCCGCCCCACGCAGATTGGCGGCGCGCAGATCGGCGTTCTGCAGGTTCGCGCCCTGAAGCTGCGCGCCAGCCAAGTCGAGCCCGACCATACAAGCGCCCTTGGCGCTCATCGCGGTCAGACGCAAACCCTTCAGCTTGTCAGTCAGCGGACGAAGGTCTTCACCGTCCAGACGCGCTGCGGAGCCTTCCTTGCCGCCGGTCTGGCACCAGCGCTGATTGTCGACGCAGCGGCGCAACAGCTCGTCGACCTTGGCCAAGGCCTCCTGGCTGGGAGTCTTCAAGGCGCCGTTCATATGCGCCCCGCTGGTCCGAGCGGTCGATGTGTCGACCCCGGCCAGCACCGCGCCCGAAAGGTTCGCCCCCTCGAGATTGGTTCCCCGGACATCGGCGCCGTCCAGGATCGCGCCCGTCAGGTTGGCCTCCTTCAGGTTCGCCCCCGACAGCTTGGCGCCCTTGAGCGAGCAGTCGCTAAAGTCCGCCTTGAAAGCCGAGACGCCTTCGAACTGCGACCCGTCCAGGGTGGCGCCGGAGAAGTTGACTTCGTCGACATCGCCCTGGCGCGCTTCGTGCCGCAGCGTGTCCAAACCCTTGCGCGGGTGCGGAATCGCGATCTGCCCTTCACGGAAATCGGCCTGGGTCAGGTCCGCTTGGGAGAGATTGGCCCCCCGCAGGCAGGCGCCGCGCAGATCGGCTCGCACCAGGGACGCCTGGCGCATGTCGCTCTTGCGCAGGTCGCAGCCGAAAAGGCTAGCCCGGTCGAGCTTGGTGCGCGCCATGCGGCACCCGTCCAGGACGGAGGCGGTAAGATCCGCGTCGGTCAGGTTTCGAAACGACAGATCAAGGCCCGACAACTGCATGAAGCGGAGCGAAGCGCGCTTGCCCCCTTGCTTGCCGGTAACGAATTTCTCGTGCGCCGTTACGATCATGTCGAGCTCGGCTTGGCTCAGGCGACGACGCCCGGCCACGCTTTGCGCGGCGTTCATAACGATTTCCCCATGTG
The DNA window shown above is from Caulobacter sp. FWC26 and carries:
- a CDS encoding helix-turn-helix domain-containing protein, with translation MASMGNDIDVHLGKRLRRRRRLLGLTQQQLAGTVGVRFQQIQKYECGANRISAARLWQLSEALEVPVGYFYDGLSDTRRETTGESAEGGEMFARKETLDLIRAYYLLGERPRRRLLDLAKSLNGGAEHADA
- the hisN gene encoding histidinol-phosphatase, translating into MTLSADRLAALDAFILDLNRASAEVILPLFRADHGLEDKGAGKNLPRDTHAAFDPVTEADRGAEAAIRKLISEHYPEHGVIGEEYGEDRPDAEFVWVLDPIDGTRAFISGLPLWTTLIGLRHQGRPVLGSIGQPFIDEVFVGHAGGSRLVAGGQQRAIRVRECANINDAVIATTDPDACFDGAERGAWLQVRAAAKLARLGCDAYAYAMVAMGKMDMVIEAGLKSWDIEAAIPVVEGAGGMVTNWRGEPVGPNGGQMVISGDRRPLDEALVSLKRSAK
- a CDS encoding alpha/beta fold hydrolase, giving the protein MAGPAPLVSIPEAPVPDSGKAEWFRGADGATLRAATFFPDGPARGTVVLSPGRSEPLEKYFEVVDDLLARGFAVLLHDWRGQGLSARALPDRLKGHARGFRTFVADHTALLDAFETRMPKPWIAVSHSMGGCLTMLALAHGETRFAAAVLSAPMLGLNTAGVPPWLARPLAFVMSRIGLAGEYVQAPYDPLTQTFQGDGLTHDEPRYNRYQVQLRAHPEIALGGMTWGWADFAISACAWLRGSKSVEAIAVPVTILGAELDNRVLNADSMAIARRLPKGRYIEVPGAFHEILVETDARRAVFWRAFDETVDPLAPREPLISPNVSD
- a CDS encoding class I SAM-dependent methyltransferase, with product MPLRRQVLLLAAAFTLSAPAAFAATDAALKAAIASPTRPAADVARDGARHPYESLIFWGLKPKQTVIEVSPGGGYWTEILAPYAKATGGTYIAGVADLANPKLSEGARKGRADFEARFADAAKYGKPQFANFGPVSGPLGAPGSADIVLTARNVHNWTVQPGVADKVFADFFAVLKPGGVLAVEEHRADPRSEKAAGADGYLNTATVIALAEKAGFKLDAQSEINANPKDTKDHPFGVWTLPPVKRTAPGGQPADPNFDRSKYDAIGESDRMTLRFRKPA
- a CDS encoding DUF2987 domain-containing protein — encoded protein: MIRPLAATALSLVLVSAAAPAIAREKSVPADKVFVYLDRFLKVPAQERSRMRLGYVLRSDGKPLGGVKVVLVESNGATTPLPVGPDGEFDRLPTLAQLNSKARLVFDLPADKKFGVSMGPTPVLKLAQDYDARELALTVSESNAAMRKAAGPGLSLMVPKLPGIGFVGAQGGQIVYGDGRTEALPIVGGAPVFYPEAHKGAARVKLSRTPARVAFDDGKK
- a CDS encoding class I SAM-dependent methyltransferase → MMVPVQLWSRRSLVAGVGALALASCGKKEDPAKAEAKAAAKAGPNTIEAAVAGGWRLPADRARDVWRHPVESLKFWELKPGQTVVEFWPGAGWYTDILAPFLADTRGKLYEAMLETTGPADPAAAEIVEGFQRKLAEKKKVYGEVAFTAFGPTSGPVAPAGSADLVLFLRNLHNWMAGGIAEKAFKDALSALKPGGILGIEEHRGQPGRVQDVLAEDGYVQQDYVIQMAKEAGFVLAGTSEINANPKDTKDHPFGVWTLPPTRLSTPRGEPAEPGFDHAKYDAIGESDRMTLKFVKPK
- a CDS encoding pentapeptide repeat-containing protein, which encodes MNAAQSVAGRRRLSQAELDMIVTAHEKFVTGKQGGKRASLRFMQLSGLDLSFRNLTDADLTASVLDGCRMARTKLDRASLFGCDLRKSDMRQASLVRADLRGACLRGANLSQADLTQADFREGQIAIPHPRKGLDTLRHEARQGDVDEVNFSGATLDGSQFEGVSAFKADFSDCSLKGAKLSGANLKEANLTGAILDGADVRGTNLEGANLSGAVLAGVDTSTARTSGAHMNGALKTPSQEALAKVDELLRRCVDNQRWCQTGGKEGSAARLDGEDLRPLTDKLKGLRLTAMSAKGACMVGLDLAGAQLQGANLQNADLRAANLRGADLRGAKLAGANLTKADLRQAFLSPLPLGPERVTQSNLQAARMRYVMLQAADLSEAILDGADLRGSDLTGARVAKASFRNVDLTQVQGLDLSMPD
- a CDS encoding lysophospholipid acyltransferase family protein, with the translated sequence MSEKRQPWVQDLLWRLEAFGFDLFIGAVRLMGVDRASDFGGWLGRTFGPMSGAHKVAARNLKLAFPDKDAAWHEQILHEQWDGLGRSFAEFPLMDKILPSTGRVEVVGKERLVQIAENRIPVVFVSGHLSNWEVMPAAIVDSGVICEMTYRAANNPYVDKRIKESRFRYGVRLFAPKGGDGARELLEGMKQGKSVALMNDQKFNSGVAAPFFGHLAHTAPGPTRLAIRFGTVLQPMSVQRLKGARFRAVVHDPIVPPKTGDRTADIEAGVRMINAFMEDRIRERPAEWFWVHRRWPNEVYAALAERERNQAEES
- a CDS encoding Hsp20 family protein; its protein translation is MRTIDLSPLYRSLVGFDRLADQLDAAARNEAASGYPPYNIERTGENEYRIEIAVAGFKPEELNVEVKENLLTVTGRKAANDEAKQYLHRGLAERNFERKFQLTDYLVVVDADLSNGLLSIALKRELPEALKPRTVEIKTTSASTLIEGEKAA
- a CDS encoding SCP2 sterol-binding domain-containing protein encodes the protein MATIQELTDKIKTAVGDDSGLGKSLKFDLKDAGVIHIDGGSVTNEDKPADLTMTLALDDLVAMGEGKLDPTMAVMTGKLKLSDMGVAMGLQPKMGALFAKLR